Proteins encoded within one genomic window of Cellulomonas flavigena DSM 20109:
- a CDS encoding thiamine phosphate synthase: protein MSALPCGIYLVLDADVCTRAGHDPAGVAVAAVRAGVGTVQVRAKRAGVRDLVALTVAVADALRGSPPAALVVDDRVDVALAARARGARVDGVHVGRHDLETADARALLGPDALVGVSAARPEHMAAAVGADHVGSGPVRLTPTKPEAGPAIGFDGLRAAVVAADGRPVVAIGGLGAADAPALRAAGVHAMAVVSAVCAAPDPGGAAARLVAAWQQVPAVAR, encoded by the coding sequence ATGAGCGCGCTGCCCTGCGGGATCTACCTCGTCCTCGACGCCGACGTGTGCACCCGCGCCGGGCACGACCCTGCAGGGGTCGCGGTCGCGGCGGTGCGCGCAGGCGTCGGCACCGTGCAGGTACGCGCCAAGCGCGCGGGCGTGCGCGACCTCGTCGCCCTGACGGTGGCGGTCGCGGACGCGCTGCGCGGGTCGCCGCCGGCCGCTCTCGTCGTCGACGACCGCGTCGACGTCGCCCTGGCCGCCCGGGCGCGCGGTGCCCGGGTCGACGGCGTGCACGTCGGACGTCACGACCTCGAGACCGCCGACGCCCGCGCGCTGCTCGGCCCCGACGCGCTGGTCGGGGTGTCGGCGGCGCGGCCCGAGCACATGGCGGCCGCGGTCGGTGCCGACCACGTCGGTAGTGGTCCGGTGCGGCTCACGCCCACCAAGCCGGAGGCGGGGCCGGCGATCGGGTTCGACGGGCTGCGGGCGGCCGTGGTCGCGGCCGACGGGCGCCCCGTCGTCGCGATCGGGGGGCTCGGCGCCGCCGACGCCCCCGCGCTGCGCGCCGCGGGCGTCCACGCGATGGCGGTGGTGAGCGCGGTGTGCGCGGCACCCGACCCCGGCGGCGCCGCCGCACGGCTGGTCGCGGCGTGGCAGCAGGTCCCGGCGGTGGCCCGGTGA
- a CDS encoding quinone oxidoreductase family protein yields MRAVVATRAGGPEVLQVTDVPAPEPRPDEVVVRVAAAGVNFIDTYRRSGVYRMPFPHVVGSEGAGEVVAVGADVTTLAPGDRVAWSSAAGSYAELVAVKEADALVVPAGVDDATAAALPLQGLTAHYLVASTFPVAAGHDVLLHAGAGGVGLLATQLAAARGARVISTVGSADKETLARASGAADVIRYRELSDVTTELPALVRDLTGGRGVHVVYDGVGRDTFDASLASLARRGTLVLFGGASGQVPPVDLQRLNAAGSLYVTRPTLGDHVATPEELRWRATELFDAVRAGALDVHVGATYPLADAAEAHRALEGRATTGKVLLLP; encoded by the coding sequence ATGCGCGCTGTGGTCGCCACCCGTGCCGGTGGCCCCGAGGTCCTGCAGGTCACCGACGTCCCCGCCCCCGAGCCGCGGCCCGACGAGGTCGTCGTGCGCGTCGCGGCGGCCGGCGTGAACTTCATCGACACCTACCGGCGCAGCGGTGTCTACCGTATGCCGTTCCCGCACGTCGTGGGGTCCGAGGGCGCCGGCGAGGTCGTCGCGGTCGGTGCGGACGTCACGACGCTGGCCCCGGGGGACCGCGTCGCGTGGTCGTCCGCGGCCGGGTCGTACGCCGAGCTCGTGGCCGTCAAGGAGGCCGACGCGCTCGTCGTCCCGGCCGGGGTCGACGACGCGACCGCCGCCGCACTGCCCCTGCAGGGCCTCACAGCCCACTACCTGGTCGCGTCCACCTTCCCCGTCGCCGCGGGCCACGACGTCCTGCTGCACGCCGGCGCCGGCGGGGTCGGCCTGCTCGCCACGCAGCTCGCTGCGGCGCGCGGGGCGCGCGTGATCTCCACCGTCGGCTCGGCGGACAAGGAGACCCTCGCGCGCGCCTCCGGTGCGGCCGACGTCATCCGCTACCGCGAGCTGTCGGACGTCACCACCGAGCTGCCCGCGCTGGTGCGCGACCTCACCGGCGGGCGCGGCGTCCACGTCGTCTACGACGGCGTCGGCCGCGACACGTTCGACGCGTCGCTCGCGTCGCTCGCGCGGCGCGGCACGCTCGTGCTCTTCGGCGGCGCGTCCGGGCAGGTGCCGCCGGTCGACCTGCAGCGCCTCAACGCCGCCGGCTCGCTCTACGTCACGCGCCCCACCCTCGGCGACCACGTCGCCACCCCCGAGGAGCTCCGGTGGCGTGCCACCGAGCTCTTCGACGCCGTGCGCGCCGGCGCCCTCGACGTGCACGTCGGCGCGACGTACCCCCTGGCCGACGCGGCCGAGGCCCACCGCGCCCTCGAAGGGCGTGCCACCACCGGAAAGGTCCTGCTGCTCCCGTGA
- a CDS encoding TrpB-like pyridoxal phosphate-dependent enzyme, with product MTTSPDTPRPAALTDPVGTVVPSAVPTHWYNLAADLPEPCPPALHPGTREPLTPEDLAPLFPMALIGQEVSTERWVEIPQTVREIYALWRPSPLVRALRLERALGTPARIYYKYEGVSPAGSHKPNTAVAQAYYNAVEGITRLTTETGAGQWGASLSMACSLLGLDLEVWQVRASYDAKPYRRMQMETYGATCHPSPSDLTAAGRAMLAADPTTTGSLGMAISEAVEVAAQDPKAHYALGSVLNHVLLHQSVIGQEALTQLDEIGETADVVFGCAGGGSNLGGLSFPFIGRNLRDGATTRVVACEPAACPSMTQGEYRYDFGDVAGLTPLLKMHTLGKDFVPPPIHAGGLRYHGMAPMVSHAYALGLMEAIAVEQEDAFAAGIEFARAEGIIPAPESTHAVAGAIAHARAATTDETIVIGLSGNGVLDLPAYHDFV from the coding sequence ATGACCACCTCCCCCGACACGCCCCGACCCGCTGCCCTGACCGACCCGGTCGGCACCGTGGTGCCCTCGGCCGTGCCGACCCACTGGTACAACCTCGCCGCCGACCTGCCCGAGCCGTGCCCGCCCGCGCTGCACCCCGGCACGCGCGAGCCCCTCACCCCGGAGGACCTCGCACCGCTGTTCCCCATGGCGCTCATCGGCCAGGAGGTCTCCACCGAGCGCTGGGTCGAGATCCCGCAGACCGTGCGGGAGATCTACGCGCTGTGGCGGCCGTCACCGCTCGTGCGGGCGCTGCGCCTGGAGCGCGCGCTCGGCACCCCCGCGAGGATCTACTACAAGTACGAGGGCGTCTCGCCCGCCGGGTCGCACAAGCCCAACACGGCTGTGGCCCAGGCCTACTACAACGCCGTCGAGGGCATCACCAGGCTCACGACCGAGACGGGCGCCGGCCAGTGGGGTGCGTCGCTGTCGATGGCATGCTCGCTCCTGGGCCTGGACCTCGAGGTGTGGCAGGTCCGTGCGTCGTACGACGCCAAGCCGTACCGTCGCATGCAGATGGAGACGTACGGCGCGACGTGCCACCCGTCGCCCTCGGACCTCACCGCGGCGGGGCGCGCCATGCTCGCCGCCGACCCCACCACCACGGGCTCCCTGGGGATGGCGATCAGCGAGGCGGTCGAGGTCGCGGCACAGGACCCCAAGGCGCACTACGCGCTCGGGTCGGTGCTCAACCACGTGCTGCTGCACCAGAGCGTGATCGGGCAGGAGGCACTCACGCAGCTCGACGAGATCGGCGAGACCGCGGACGTCGTGTTCGGCTGCGCCGGCGGCGGGTCGAACCTGGGCGGGCTGTCGTTCCCGTTCATCGGCCGCAACCTGCGCGACGGCGCCACGACGCGCGTCGTCGCGTGCGAGCCGGCGGCGTGCCCGTCGATGACGCAGGGCGAGTACCGGTACGACTTCGGCGACGTCGCGGGTCTCACGCCGCTGCTGAAGATGCACACGCTCGGCAAGGACTTCGTCCCGCCGCCCATCCACGCGGGCGGCCTGCGCTACCACGGCATGGCGCCGATGGTGTCGCACGCCTACGCGCTGGGGCTGATGGAGGCGATCGCGGTCGAGCAGGAGGACGCGTTCGCCGCGGGCATCGAGTTCGCGCGCGCCGAGGGGATCATCCCGGCGCCCGAGTCGACACACGCGGTCGCCGGGGCGATCGCGCACGCGCGCGCCGCCACGACCGACGAGACGATCGTCATCGGGCTCTCGGGCAACGGCGTGCTCGACCTGCCCGCGTACCACGACTTCGTCTGA
- the thiD gene encoding bifunctional hydroxymethylpyrimidine kinase/phosphomethylpyrimidine kinase: MSAASRVRVLSVAGTDPTGGAGVHADLKSFAAHGAYGMAVVTALVAQNTHGVRAVHVPDVTFLRAQLDAVSDDVTVDAVKIGMLGTRAVADEVASWLTRTRPPVVVLDPVMVATSGDRLLDADAEHAVRALVAHADLVTPNLPELGVLLGEPTATTWTDAVRQARRLARDAGVTVLLKGGHLDGDASPDAVVDATTVTELDAPRVATTSTHGTGCSLSAAVAALRPRRPDWVTAVREAKEWLTGAIAAGEALAVGSGRGPVDHLHHAPGLGARPFSAEAWDHVADLRAACDDLPFVRGLADGTLRVEEFEQYLYQDALYLAQYSRVLARASQLATEPAAQAFFARGASRCLEVETRLHEDRLARAGHRWSGPASTATTAYVDHLLAVAATGSYAEVVAAVLPCYWLYADIGARVLARAGDLSTHPYRDWVGTYGDPEFAAATADACAFADAAARDVGAGTRARMLAAFTTSCAHEVAFFDQVRAGAGRGAPVAVGAASA; the protein is encoded by the coding sequence GTGAGCGCCGCGAGCCGCGTCCGGGTCCTCTCGGTCGCGGGCACGGACCCGACCGGTGGTGCCGGCGTGCACGCCGACCTCAAGTCGTTCGCGGCGCACGGCGCGTACGGCATGGCGGTCGTCACGGCGCTCGTCGCGCAGAACACGCACGGCGTGCGTGCGGTGCACGTGCCCGACGTGACCTTCCTGCGTGCCCAGCTCGACGCGGTGAGCGACGACGTGACGGTCGACGCCGTGAAGATCGGCATGCTGGGCACGCGCGCTGTCGCCGACGAGGTCGCGTCGTGGCTGACCCGCACGCGGCCGCCCGTGGTCGTGCTCGACCCGGTGATGGTCGCGACGAGCGGGGACCGGCTGCTCGACGCCGATGCCGAGCACGCCGTGCGCGCGCTCGTCGCGCACGCCGACCTCGTGACGCCCAATCTCCCGGAGCTCGGGGTGCTGCTCGGCGAGCCGACGGCCACGACGTGGACGGACGCCGTCCGCCAGGCGCGCCGGCTCGCGCGTGACGCGGGCGTCACGGTGCTGCTCAAGGGCGGTCACCTCGACGGCGACGCGAGCCCCGACGCCGTCGTCGACGCGACGACCGTCACGGAGCTGGACGCGCCGCGCGTCGCGACGACGAGCACGCACGGCACGGGGTGCTCGCTGTCCGCCGCGGTCGCGGCGCTGCGTCCGCGGCGCCCGGACTGGGTCACGGCCGTGCGTGAGGCCAAGGAGTGGCTGACGGGGGCCATCGCCGCGGGCGAGGCGCTCGCCGTCGGCTCGGGCCGCGGGCCGGTCGACCACCTGCACCACGCGCCCGGCCTGGGCGCGCGCCCGTTCAGCGCCGAGGCGTGGGACCACGTGGCCGACCTGCGAGCCGCGTGCGACGACCTGCCGTTCGTGCGCGGGCTCGCGGACGGGACGCTGCGGGTGGAGGAGTTCGAGCAGTACCTGTACCAGGACGCGCTGTACCTCGCGCAGTACTCACGCGTCCTCGCGCGGGCCAGCCAGCTGGCGACCGAGCCCGCGGCGCAGGCGTTCTTCGCACGTGGCGCGTCGCGCTGCCTCGAGGTCGAGACGCGCCTGCACGAGGACCGTCTGGCCCGCGCCGGGCACCGGTGGTCCGGCCCGGCGAGCACCGCCACCACCGCGTACGTCGACCACCTGCTCGCGGTGGCGGCCACGGGCTCGTACGCCGAGGTGGTCGCCGCGGTGCTGCCGTGCTACTGGCTCTACGCCGACATCGGGGCGCGCGTCCTGGCGCGTGCGGGCGACCTCTCCACCCACCCGTACCGCGACTGGGTCGGCACGTACGGCGACCCGGAGTTCGCCGCCGCGACGGCCGACGCGTGCGCGTTCGCGGACGCGGCCGCCCGGGACGTCGGGGCCGGGACGCGTGCGCGCATGCTCGCGGCGTTCACGACGTCGTGCGCGCACGAGGTGGCGTTCTTCGACCAGGTGCGGGCCGGCGCCGGGCGCGGCGCCCCGGTGGCGGTGGGGGCCGCGTCCGCCTGA
- a CDS encoding HAD family hydrolase translates to MTPTTTPGTTSAAPRPVWADVTAVVLDVGETLVDESRLWLRAAQEVGVTPLTLMAVLGALTERGEPHHHVWEAVGVEPPTTPSEILPEDLYPDALPALGALRAAGYVVAVAGNQPARAEQQLREAGVEVDMIATSARWGVAKPSPAFFARVVTDLGLTPADVLYVGDRLDNDVLPARALGMRTAFVRRGPWGHVQARRPDAALADVRVGSLRELAARMLGVG, encoded by the coding sequence GTGACCCCCACGACGACGCCCGGGACGACGTCCGCAGCACCGCGCCCGGTCTGGGCCGACGTGACCGCCGTCGTGCTCGACGTCGGCGAGACGCTCGTCGACGAGTCGCGCCTGTGGCTGCGGGCGGCGCAGGAGGTCGGCGTCACCCCGCTGACGCTCATGGCGGTCCTCGGCGCGCTGACCGAGCGCGGTGAGCCGCACCACCACGTGTGGGAGGCGGTCGGTGTCGAGCCGCCGACGACCCCGTCGGAGATCCTGCCCGAGGACCTGTACCCCGACGCGCTGCCGGCGCTGGGTGCGCTGCGCGCGGCCGGCTACGTGGTCGCCGTCGCGGGGAACCAGCCGGCACGAGCGGAGCAGCAGCTCCGGGAGGCCGGGGTCGAGGTCGACATGATCGCGACGTCGGCGCGCTGGGGAGTCGCGAAGCCGTCGCCGGCGTTCTTCGCGCGCGTCGTCACGGACCTCGGGCTCACGCCGGCCGACGTGCTGTACGTCGGTGACCGTCTCGACAACGACGTCCTGCCGGCGCGTGCCCTCGGGATGCGCACGGCGTTCGTGCGACGCGGACCGTGGGGTCACGTGCAGGCGCGGCGTCCGGACGCAGCGCTCGCGGACGTCCGGGTCGGCTCGTTGCGTGAGCTCGCCGCGCGCATGCTCGGCGTGGGTTGA
- a CDS encoding DsbA family oxidoreductase: MTIDTSTFAAPPRTVTVEVWSDVACPWCFIGKRRFTAALRGFAHRDHVEVVWRSYQLSPEAPVGPGRPEIDALAEMKGLPRDQVQQMFAHVTAVAATDGLRYDFERTLAFNTFDAHRLLHLAREAGGAALVDATTEALFSAHFERGVDLGADGALVALAAEAGFAAHGWDGARVAAALAGDDAADAVREDLATARELGVTGVPFFVVDRRYAVSGAQPAAVLTQLLEAGWREANPLVVAQTGDVCTDGTC, translated from the coding sequence GTGACGATCGACACCTCCACGTTCGCCGCCCCGCCCCGCACCGTCACCGTCGAGGTGTGGTCCGACGTCGCCTGCCCGTGGTGCTTCATCGGCAAGCGCCGGTTCACGGCCGCGCTGCGCGGGTTCGCGCACCGCGACCACGTCGAGGTCGTGTGGCGCTCGTACCAGCTGTCCCCCGAGGCGCCCGTGGGACCCGGCCGGCCCGAGATCGACGCCCTGGCCGAGATGAAGGGGCTGCCACGCGACCAGGTGCAGCAGATGTTCGCGCACGTCACGGCCGTCGCCGCGACGGACGGGCTGCGCTACGACTTCGAGCGGACGCTGGCGTTCAACACCTTCGACGCGCACCGCCTGCTGCACCTCGCGCGTGAGGCCGGCGGCGCCGCGCTCGTGGACGCGACGACCGAGGCGCTGTTCTCGGCGCACTTCGAGCGCGGCGTCGACCTCGGTGCGGACGGCGCACTCGTCGCGCTGGCAGCGGAGGCGGGCTTCGCGGCCCACGGCTGGGACGGCGCGCGCGTCGCCGCGGCCCTCGCGGGCGACGACGCCGCGGACGCCGTCCGCGAGGACCTCGCGACGGCCCGCGAGCTCGGCGTCACGGGGGTGCCGTTCTTCGTCGTGGACCGCAGGTACGCCGTCTCCGGTGCGCAGCCGGCGGCCGTGCTCACGCAGCTGCTCGAGGCCGGGTGGCGCGAGGCCAACCCGCTCGTCGTGGCGCAGACGGGTGACGTCTGCACCGACGGCACGTGCTGA
- the thiM gene encoding hydroxyethylthiazole kinase, producing the protein MTSALPAHPADLAVACGAALDDLRTRTPLVQCLTNEVTTNLVANALLAVGASPAMASVPGEAEELAGAAGAVLVNLGTPGPDQRASMGATVAAASGAGVPWVLDPVAVGVLAVRTRLAGHLLAERPAVVRGNASEVRALAGFVSAGRGVDARDDVEAAADAADALARLTGGAVAVSGPVDLVSDARGQVRLAVGDPLLTAVTGAGCALGGLVAAFTAVAPARTAAVAATTALGLAAERAARGARGPASFQVGLVDELYRLTPADLAARVGTAQQVGVPA; encoded by the coding sequence ATGACGTCTGCCCTCCCTGCCCACCCTGCCGATCTCGCGGTGGCGTGCGGCGCCGCCCTCGACGACCTGCGGACGCGTACACCGCTGGTCCAGTGCCTCACCAACGAGGTGACGACCAACCTCGTCGCCAACGCGCTGCTCGCCGTCGGCGCCTCACCGGCGATGGCGAGCGTGCCGGGTGAGGCCGAGGAGCTCGCGGGCGCGGCCGGTGCCGTGCTCGTGAACCTCGGCACGCCCGGACCCGACCAGCGCGCGAGCATGGGCGCGACCGTCGCCGCTGCCTCCGGGGCCGGTGTGCCGTGGGTCCTCGACCCCGTCGCCGTCGGCGTGCTCGCCGTGCGCACGCGGCTCGCGGGCCACCTGCTGGCCGAGCGACCCGCGGTGGTCCGGGGCAACGCGAGCGAGGTGCGTGCGCTCGCGGGCTTCGTGTCCGCAGGACGTGGCGTGGACGCGCGCGACGACGTGGAGGCCGCGGCCGACGCGGCCGACGCGCTCGCCCGGCTCACCGGCGGGGCCGTCGCGGTCTCGGGGCCGGTCGACCTCGTGAGCGACGCGCGGGGCCAGGTGCGCCTGGCCGTCGGCGACCCCCTGCTCACGGCGGTCACGGGCGCCGGGTGCGCGCTCGGCGGGCTCGTCGCGGCGTTCACCGCGGTGGCGCCGGCCCGCACGGCGGCCGTCGCGGCGACGACCGCCCTGGGTCTCGCGGCCGAGCGGGCCGCGCGAGGCGCACGCGGCCCCGCGTCGTTCCAGGTCGGTCTCGTCGACGAGCTGTACCGGCTGACGCCCGCGGACCTCGCGGCACGTGTCGGGACGGCGCAGCAGGTGGGGGTGCCGGCATGA